One Nocardia farcinica genomic region harbors:
- a CDS encoding NAD-glutamate dehydrogenase — protein MTVSSELSGAAWAAGLPQSLRDGLATLERAYFRHVDADDVDSAVTGVSQIFRRHLELGGTRSPGRARIRVYHPDDECGLGAAVQVVTDDMPLLVESVTASLNRQGASVREVIHPIFEVDRDDDGRLLAAAPHEVDGKPAGTLRESWMHVQLHPSTDRAVLERIEQSLAAVVEDVRQVIGDREAIERAQSRLADELDRLAAAPEPPFPVEDLADTAALLRWLAGGHFTVLGFARYRIHSVGGHTVSEPVEGTCLGVLRPDVGTDFRVPVNGIDRPLLMLTQGLVPATVHRSVYPYFVGVADVDAAGTIVGEHLFIGVFTVTAVHENVLDIPVIQRRVRTAIEKSGFDLESYSGQAMLEVIQSFPRTELFSADAETMRRTAEAVLNVGLRRQVRLFLRADTYGRFVACLVYLPRDRYTTQVRLRMQDILVRELDGESIDYSARVSESELASVYFTVRMRDTHTGGPDRAAILSYTADENRRRIERLLAEASHTWADHLNDEVNASSMLDPAVVQRYAGAFPEAYKQDFSPNRALRDIARLERLAAGAIDQHLYRSPDAEPGSWRFTLYIGGAGISLSQVLPLLQSLGVEVVDERPYRVALDAECWIYDFGLLARPDLLRTALDRDLDAELLESVTADTGHGLRDRFTEAFAAMWYGRAEADGLNELVLRARLSWRAVSMLRTYAKYLQQAGFPYSQTNIARVLLAYPDIAGLLVDLFAARFDPDTVSAERATELEAAVRERIDRVVSLDADRILRAILGLIKATLRTNYYMLDDAGVSRDYVSIKVEPREIAELPKPKPQFEIFVYSPRVEGVHLRFGPVARGGLRWSDRLEDFRTEILGLVKAQAVKNAVIVPVGAKGGFVVKQPPQSTGDPAADRQALSAEGVACYRTFISGLLDLTDNVDLASGAVVPPARVVRRDGDDTYLVVAADKGTATFSDIANDVARSYGFWLGDAFASGGSAGYDHKAMGITARGAWESVKRHFREMGIDTQSEDFTVVGIGDMSGDVFGNGMLLSEHIRLVAAFDHRHIFLDPDPDAARSYRERQRLFALPRSSWADYDTSLISAGGGVWDRTVKSVPISPQARAALGLPDDVVSLAPPELVRAILLAPVQLLWNGGIGTYIKATDETNAEVGDKSNDPVRVNGKDLRVRVIGEGGNLGATARGRIEFCRNGGKMNTDALDNSAGVDCSDHEVNIKVLLDGVVSAGLLPAAERNPLLASMTDEVADMVLRDNVSQNFLMGISRFEAPRMTNVNMRLITDLEQRRGLDRELEALPSNAELKRRRDNGEGLVSPELANLMAHVKLSLKADLLDSDLPDQGYFAARLPEYFPTPLRTRFGGAIKKHRLRREIVTTMIVNEMVDYGGISYAFRLNEESGASTTDAVRAFAAAGAIFDLPAMWERIRSADIPVVVRDELELETKRTLDRASRWLLNNRPQPIAVGAEINRYADGVRELAPKVPTWLRGHHVATLTDQSAELVARGAPLELATEVFGLLNLFPLLDILDIADITDRDGDEVGALYYALNDHLKIDWLLQAVTHLERGDRWHALARLAVRDDMYGSLRSLTLDVLSAGDPEETADEKIAYWESKNQSRLGRARAALAELFESGAHDLASLSVASRQVRSMVSGVGAQSPGA, from the coding sequence ATGACGGTCTCGTCCGAGTTGTCCGGTGCGGCGTGGGCCGCGGGTTTGCCACAGTCGCTGCGCGACGGTCTGGCAACCCTCGAACGGGCGTATTTCCGCCACGTCGACGCGGACGATGTGGACTCTGCGGTCACCGGGGTCTCGCAGATCTTCCGCAGGCATCTCGAGCTCGGGGGCACCCGGTCGCCGGGCCGGGCCCGCATCCGCGTGTACCACCCCGACGACGAGTGCGGTCTCGGCGCCGCCGTGCAGGTGGTCACCGACGACATGCCGCTGCTCGTCGAGTCGGTCACCGCGTCGTTGAACCGTCAGGGCGCCAGTGTGCGCGAGGTGATCCACCCGATCTTCGAGGTCGACCGCGACGACGACGGGCGGTTGCTGGCGGCCGCTCCGCACGAGGTGGACGGCAAACCGGCGGGCACACTGCGCGAATCGTGGATGCACGTCCAGCTACACCCCTCCACCGATCGGGCGGTGTTGGAGCGGATCGAGCAGTCGCTGGCCGCCGTGGTCGAGGACGTGCGCCAGGTGATCGGTGATCGCGAGGCGATCGAACGCGCGCAGAGCAGGCTGGCCGACGAGCTGGACCGGCTGGCCGCCGCGCCGGAGCCGCCGTTCCCCGTCGAGGATCTCGCCGACACCGCCGCGCTGCTGCGTTGGCTGGCCGGCGGGCACTTCACGGTGCTCGGCTTCGCCCGCTACCGCATCCACTCGGTCGGCGGGCACACGGTGTCCGAACCGGTGGAGGGCACCTGCCTCGGGGTGTTGCGGCCCGATGTGGGCACCGATTTCCGGGTCCCGGTCAACGGCATCGACCGGCCGCTGCTGATGCTCACCCAGGGTCTGGTGCCCGCGACCGTGCACCGCTCGGTCTACCCGTACTTCGTCGGGGTCGCCGATGTCGACGCCGCGGGCACGATCGTCGGCGAGCACCTGTTCATCGGCGTGTTCACCGTGACCGCGGTGCACGAGAACGTGCTCGACATCCCGGTGATCCAGCGCCGGGTGCGCACCGCCATCGAGAAGAGCGGGTTCGACCTGGAGTCCTATTCCGGGCAGGCCATGCTCGAGGTGATCCAGTCCTTCCCGCGCACCGAACTGTTCTCCGCCGACGCCGAGACCATGCGGCGCACGGCCGAGGCGGTGCTCAACGTCGGCCTGCGCCGACAGGTGCGGCTGTTCCTGCGCGCGGACACCTACGGCCGGTTCGTCGCCTGCCTGGTGTACCTGCCGCGCGATCGCTACACCACGCAGGTGCGCCTGCGGATGCAGGACATCCTGGTCCGCGAACTCGACGGCGAATCCATCGACTATTCCGCCAGGGTGAGCGAAAGCGAGCTCGCCAGTGTGTATTTCACCGTGCGGATGCGCGACACCCACACCGGCGGCCCGGACCGGGCGGCGATCCTGTCCTACACCGCCGACGAGAACCGCAGACGTATCGAGCGCCTGCTGGCCGAGGCGAGCCACACCTGGGCCGACCACCTCAACGACGAGGTCAACGCCAGCTCGATGCTCGATCCGGCGGTCGTGCAGCGCTACGCGGGCGCCTTCCCGGAGGCCTACAAGCAGGACTTCAGCCCGAACCGCGCGCTGCGCGACATCGCCCGGCTGGAACGGCTCGCCGCCGGTGCCATCGACCAGCATCTCTATCGCAGCCCGGACGCCGAGCCCGGCTCCTGGCGGTTCACCCTCTACATCGGCGGCGCGGGCATTTCGCTGAGCCAGGTGCTGCCGCTGCTGCAGAGCCTGGGCGTCGAGGTGGTCGACGAGCGGCCCTACCGGGTGGCGCTGGACGCCGAGTGCTGGATCTACGATTTCGGCCTGCTGGCCCGCCCGGACCTGCTGCGCACCGCGCTCGACCGTGATCTGGACGCCGAGCTGCTGGAGTCGGTCACCGCCGACACCGGGCACGGCCTGCGCGACCGGTTCACCGAGGCCTTCGCGGCGATGTGGTACGGGCGCGCCGAGGCCGACGGGCTCAACGAGCTGGTGCTGCGGGCCCGGCTGTCGTGGCGTGCGGTCTCGATGCTGCGCACCTACGCGAAGTACTTGCAACAGGCCGGTTTTCCGTACAGCCAGACCAACATCGCGCGCGTGCTGCTGGCCTACCCGGACATCGCCGGGCTGCTGGTGGACCTGTTCGCGGCCCGCTTCGACCCCGACACCGTCTCCGCCGAACGCGCCACCGAGCTGGAGGCCGCGGTGCGCGAACGCATCGACCGCGTGGTCAGCCTGGACGCCGACCGCATCCTGCGCGCCATCCTCGGCCTGATCAAAGCCACCCTGCGCACCAACTACTACATGCTCGACGACGCGGGCGTGTCGCGCGACTACGTCTCGATCAAGGTGGAGCCGCGCGAGATCGCCGAATTGCCCAAGCCCAAACCGCAATTCGAGATCTTCGTGTACTCGCCCCGGGTGGAGGGCGTGCACCTGCGCTTCGGGCCGGTCGCGCGCGGCGGCCTGCGCTGGTCGGACCGGCTGGAAGACTTCCGGACCGAGATCCTCGGCCTGGTGAAGGCGCAGGCGGTGAAGAACGCGGTCATCGTGCCGGTGGGCGCGAAGGGCGGGTTCGTGGTCAAGCAGCCGCCGCAGAGCACCGGCGACCCGGCCGCCGACCGGCAGGCGCTCTCCGCCGAGGGCGTGGCCTGCTATCGCACGTTCATCTCCGGCCTGCTCGACCTCACCGACAACGTCGATCTGGCCAGCGGCGCGGTGGTGCCGCCCGCCCGGGTGGTGCGCCGCGACGGCGACGACACCTACCTGGTGGTGGCCGCCGACAAGGGCACCGCGACCTTCTCCGACATCGCCAACGACGTGGCCCGCAGCTACGGCTTCTGGCTCGGCGACGCCTTCGCCTCCGGCGGGTCGGCGGGCTACGACCACAAGGCGATGGGCATCACCGCGCGGGGCGCGTGGGAGAGCGTCAAGCGGCACTTCCGCGAAATGGGCATCGACACCCAGAGCGAGGACTTCACCGTCGTCGGCATCGGTGACATGAGCGGCGACGTGTTCGGCAACGGCATGCTGCTCTCCGAGCACATCCGGCTGGTCGCCGCGTTCGACCACCGGCACATCTTCCTCGACCCCGACCCCGATGCCGCCCGGTCCTACCGGGAGCGGCAGCGCCTGTTCGCGCTGCCGCGCTCGTCCTGGGCCGACTACGACACCTCGCTGATCAGCGCGGGCGGCGGCGTGTGGGATCGGACGGTGAAATCGGTGCCGATCAGCCCGCAGGCCAGGGCCGCGCTCGGCCTGCCCGACGACGTGGTCTCGCTCGCGCCGCCGGAACTGGTGCGCGCGATCCTGCTGGCGCCGGTGCAACTGCTGTGGAACGGCGGTATCGGCACCTACATCAAGGCCACCGACGAGACCAACGCCGAGGTCGGCGACAAGTCCAACGACCCGGTGCGGGTGAACGGAAAAGACCTGCGGGTCCGGGTGATCGGTGAGGGCGGCAACCTCGGCGCCACCGCGCGCGGACGTATCGAGTTCTGCCGCAACGGCGGCAAGATGAACACCGACGCGCTGGACAACTCCGCGGGCGTGGACTGCTCCGATCACGAGGTCAACATCAAGGTGCTGCTCGACGGTGTGGTCAGCGCGGGACTGCTGCCCGCGGCCGAACGCAACCCGCTGCTGGCCTCGATGACCGACGAGGTCGCGGACATGGTGTTGCGCGACAACGTGTCCCAGAACTTCCTGATGGGCATCTCGCGGTTCGAGGCGCCGCGGATGACGAATGTGAACATGCGCCTGATCACCGACCTCGAGCAGCGTCGCGGCCTGGACCGCGAGCTGGAGGCGCTGCCGTCGAACGCGGAGCTGAAGCGCCGCCGCGACAACGGCGAAGGGCTGGTCTCCCCGGAGCTGGCCAATCTCATGGCGCACGTGAAGCTCTCGCTCAAGGCCGACCTGCTCGACTCCGATCTGCCGGATCAGGGGTATTTCGCGGCGCGGCTGCCGGAGTACTTCCCGACGCCGCTGCGCACCCGGTTCGGCGGTGCCATCAAGAAGCACCGGCTGCGCCGCGAGATCGTCACCACGATGATCGTCAACGAGATGGTCGACTACGGCGGCATCAGCTACGCCTTCCGGCTCAACGAGGAGAGCGGCGCGAGCACCACCGACGCGGTGCGCGCCTTCGCCGCGGCCGGTGCGATCTTCGATCTGCCCGCCATGTGGGAGCGCATCCGCTCGGCCGACATCCCGGTGGTGGTGCGCGACGAGCTCGAACTCGAGACCAAGCGCACACTGGACCGGGCCTCGCGGTGGCTGCTCAACAACCGGCCCCAGCCGATCGCGGTCGGCGCGGAGATCAACCGCTATGCCGACGGCGTGCGCGAACTCGCACCGAAGGTGCCGACCTGGCTGCGCGGCCATCATGTGGCCACGCTCACCGACCAGTCGGCCGAGCTCGTCGCGCGCGGGGCGCCGCTGGAGCTGGCCACCGAGGTGTTCGGCCTGCTGAATCTGTTCCCGCTGCTGGACATTCTCGACATCGCCGACATCACCGACCGGGACGGCGACGAGGTGGGCGCGCTGTACTACGCGCTCAACGATCACCTCAAGATCGATTGGCTGCTGCAGGCGGTGACCCATCTCGAGCGCGGCGACCGCTGGCACGCGCTGGCCAGGCTCGCGGTGCGCGACGACATGTACGGCTCGTTGCGCTCGCTGACCCTGGACGTGCTCTCCGCCGGCGATCCGGAGGAGACCGCCGACGAGAAGATCGCCTACTGGGAGTCGAAGAACCAGTCCAGGCTGGGCCGGGCGCGCGCGGCGCTGGCCGAGCTGTTCGAATCCGGCGCGCACGATCTGGCCAGTCTGTCGGTGGCCTCGCGGCAGGTGCGCAGCATGGTCAGCGGTGTGGGAGCGCAGTCACCGGGCGCCTGA
- a CDS encoding AzlC family ABC transporter permease: protein MRSIWRTLDRETGLGIAAVCLAVGVIGISYGTTAVAAGFPAWLPIVLGTVVLAGGAEFLFLGILAAGGSPVAAVLAGLLVNARHLPYGLSVPDAVGTGWRRLIGVHVMNDEAVAMALAESDTRRRRAVYWACGLGVLLVWPVGAALGVLIGTLVPDTGALGLDAVFPAVLLALVIPALRDRTTFGAVAVGTAIALLSAPFLPAGLPVLLALSGVIYAALRLKSAEPAPARAESVAEAS from the coding sequence ATGCGTTCGATCTGGCGAACACTCGATCGGGAGACCGGCCTCGGCATCGCGGCGGTGTGCCTCGCCGTCGGCGTCATCGGCATCTCCTACGGTACGACGGCGGTGGCCGCGGGCTTCCCCGCCTGGCTGCCGATCGTGCTGGGCACCGTCGTGCTCGCCGGTGGCGCGGAGTTCCTGTTCCTCGGCATCCTCGCCGCGGGCGGCAGTCCCGTCGCCGCCGTGCTGGCCGGGCTGCTGGTCAACGCGCGGCACCTGCCCTACGGGCTGTCGGTGCCCGACGCGGTGGGCACCGGCTGGCGGCGGCTGATCGGGGTGCACGTGATGAACGACGAGGCCGTCGCGATGGCGCTGGCCGAATCCGACACCCGCAGGCGCCGGGCGGTGTACTGGGCGTGCGGACTCGGCGTGCTGCTGGTCTGGCCGGTCGGCGCGGCGCTCGGCGTGCTGATCGGCACGCTCGTCCCCGACACCGGCGCGCTCGGGCTGGACGCGGTCTTCCCCGCCGTACTGCTGGCCTTGGTCATCCCCGCGCTGCGGGACCGCACGACCTTCGGCGCGGTCGCCGTCGGCACCGCGATCGCCCTGCTCAGCGCGCCGTTCCTGCCCGCGGGCCTGCCGGTGCTGCTGGCCCTGTCGGGTGTGATCTATGCCGCGCTGCGGCTGAAGTCCGCGGAACCCGCGCCCGCGCGGGCCGAGTCCGTCGCGGAGGCGTCATGA
- a CDS encoding threonine/serine dehydratase, translated as MTDRDGALVAGEHARLYRSDVRLARRRLAGRIRKTPVFHTSVAGPAGPVPVTLKLEHLQHAGTFKVRGTLNALLAADPEDHVVIASAGNSGIAAALAAAWLGKTCTVVVPESAPHTKVAAMWSHGAEVLWHGTTYREAERYAAELAADRGALVLHAYDQLDVIAGAGVLALELEEQVRGRPPVLVSVGGGGLLAGVAAAFGRRQRVIGVEPVGMPALRAALTAERPVDVGPARPVLHPLGATRVGELALRLARRYDVPALLVTEEAITTAREYLWREFRIVVELAGATALAAILSGAYVPAPGERPVVVLCGANTDATGL; from the coding sequence TTGACCGATCGGGACGGCGCGCTGGTCGCGGGGGAGCACGCCCGGCTGTATCGATCCGATGTCCGCCTCGCGCGGCGCAGGCTGGCCGGGCGGATCCGGAAGACGCCCGTCTTCCACACGAGCGTGGCCGGGCCCGCCGGGCCGGTCCCGGTGACGTTGAAACTCGAGCATCTCCAGCACGCGGGCACCTTCAAGGTGCGCGGCACCCTCAACGCGCTGCTCGCCGCCGACCCGGAGGACCACGTGGTGATCGCCTCGGCGGGCAATTCCGGCATCGCCGCGGCGCTGGCGGCGGCCTGGCTGGGCAAGACGTGCACGGTGGTGGTGCCCGAGTCGGCGCCGCACACCAAGGTGGCCGCGATGTGGTCGCACGGCGCCGAGGTGCTGTGGCACGGCACCACCTACCGCGAGGCCGAGCGGTACGCCGCCGAGCTGGCGGCCGACCGCGGCGCACTGGTGCTGCACGCCTACGACCAGCTCGACGTGATCGCCGGTGCGGGCGTGCTCGCGCTCGAGCTGGAGGAGCAGGTGCGCGGCAGGCCGCCGGTGCTGGTCTCGGTGGGTGGCGGCGGTCTGCTGGCGGGCGTGGCCGCCGCGTTCGGGCGCAGGCAGCGGGTGATCGGGGTGGAGCCGGTCGGCATGCCCGCGCTGCGCGCCGCACTGACGGCCGAACGCCCGGTGGACGTGGGCCCGGCCCGGCCGGTGCTGCATCCGCTGGGCGCCACCCGGGTCGGCGAACTCGCGTTGCGCCTGGCGCGCCGCTACGACGTGCCCGCGCTGCTGGTCACCGAGGAGGCGATCACGACCGCGCGCGAGTACCTGTGGCGTGAGTTCCGGATCGTGGTGGAACTGGCCGGCGCGACCGCGCTGGCCGCGATCCTCAGCGGCGCCTACGTCCCGGCCCCGGGTGAGCGGCCGGTGGTGGTGCTGTGCGGGGCGAACACCGACGCGACCGGTCTCTGA
- a CDS encoding cytochrome c oxidase assembly protein has translation MSSPQDPAPATAAPEGARSASAGPFAAVTVVAGAIAAVVAALVVGLSAAQALSLLGIPDPGALTTYGLPAVRALADLFAALTVGALLCAAFLVPPQANGVLDVGGYRAVRMGSNFALAWAVCAALLVPLTVSDTTGQPVADIWRPEQLWRAIGQVDIAEAWRTTVVFALIVAVGARLALRWGWTPVLFGGSILTMMPLALTGHSASGGSHDVATNSLILHLVAAAVWVGGLFAVLAHALRGGAHTDVATRRFSAIATVAFVVIGVSGVINSWVRVPLDELVTTTYGRLVLAKAAALAILGVIGYLQRRSALPALAADPRDRGALIRFAGVEALVFAATMGLAVGLGRTPPPPPVSVPTPAEVELGYDLAGPPTVARMLFDWRFDLIFGTLAIVLAVLYLLGVRRLHARGDSWPVGRTIAWLCACALLLVTTSSGIGRYAPAMFSVHMMQHMALSMLAPILFALGGVVTLALRALPPAGRGGVPGPREWILAAVHNPVSRFLTHPIVASVIFVAGFYALYMGGIYDTFVDSHGAHLLMNLHFLLSGYLFYWVVIGIDPKPRQVEPLTKLGMVFGSLPFHAFFGVALMSMTTVMGGWFFRSLDLGWNGDLLGDQRTGGSLAWASGEVPLVVVMLALLIQWSRSDERMAKRYDRAAERDHDAELAAHNAMFAELARRDGGEREARS, from the coding sequence ATGTCGTCACCGCAGGACCCCGCCCCGGCCACCGCCGCGCCGGAGGGTGCCCGGTCGGCGTCGGCGGGGCCGTTCGCCGCCGTGACGGTGGTGGCGGGCGCGATCGCGGCGGTCGTCGCGGCGCTCGTGGTCGGTCTGTCGGCCGCGCAGGCGCTGAGTCTGCTCGGCATCCCCGACCCCGGCGCCCTCACCACCTACGGCCTGCCCGCCGTCCGGGCGCTGGCGGACCTGTTCGCCGCCCTCACCGTCGGCGCGCTGCTGTGCGCGGCCTTCCTGGTGCCGCCGCAGGCCAACGGCGTGCTCGACGTCGGCGGCTACCGCGCGGTCCGGATGGGGTCGAACTTCGCCCTGGCGTGGGCGGTCTGCGCGGCGCTGCTGGTGCCGCTGACCGTGTCGGACACCACCGGCCAACCCGTCGCCGACATCTGGCGGCCGGAACAGCTGTGGCGGGCGATCGGACAGGTCGACATCGCCGAGGCCTGGCGCACCACGGTGGTGTTCGCGCTGATCGTGGCGGTCGGGGCACGGCTGGCGCTGCGCTGGGGCTGGACGCCGGTGCTGTTCGGTGGCTCGATCCTGACCATGATGCCGCTGGCGTTGACCGGGCACTCCGCCTCGGGCGGCTCGCACGATGTCGCGACCAACAGCCTGATCCTGCACCTGGTCGCGGCCGCGGTCTGGGTCGGCGGACTGTTCGCGGTGCTCGCGCACGCGTTGCGCGGTGGGGCGCACACCGACGTCGCGACCCGGCGGTTCTCGGCGATCGCGACCGTCGCCTTCGTGGTGATCGGGGTCAGCGGCGTGATCAACTCCTGGGTGCGGGTGCCCTTAGACGAGCTGGTCACCACCACCTACGGGCGGCTGGTGCTGGCGAAGGCCGCCGCGCTGGCGATCCTGGGCGTCATCGGCTACCTGCAGCGGCGCTCGGCGTTGCCCGCCCTGGCCGCCGACCCGCGTGACCGGGGCGCGCTGATCCGGTTCGCGGGCGTGGAGGCACTGGTCTTCGCGGCCACCATGGGCCTGGCGGTCGGGCTGGGGCGCACCCCGCCCCCGCCGCCGGTCTCGGTGCCCACCCCGGCGGAGGTGGAACTGGGCTACGACCTGGCCGGGCCGCCGACGGTGGCCAGGATGCTGTTCGACTGGCGCTTCGACCTGATCTTCGGCACCCTCGCGATCGTGCTGGCCGTGCTGTACCTGCTCGGTGTGCGGCGGCTGCACGCCCGCGGCGACTCGTGGCCGGTGGGCCGCACCATCGCCTGGCTCTGCGCCTGCGCGCTGCTACTGGTGACCACGTCCTCGGGGATCGGTCGGTACGCCCCGGCCATGTTCAGCGTGCACATGATGCAGCACATGGCGCTGTCGATGCTGGCGCCGATCCTGTTCGCCCTCGGCGGGGTGGTGACGCTGGCGCTGCGCGCGTTGCCGCCGGCCGGCCGCGGCGGCGTGCCCGGTCCGCGCGAGTGGATCCTGGCCGCGGTGCACAATCCGGTGTCGCGATTCCTGACCCATCCGATCGTGGCCTCGGTGATCTTCGTGGCCGGGTTCTACGCGCTCTACATGGGCGGGATCTACGACACCTTCGTCGACTCGCACGGCGCGCACCTGCTGATGAACCTGCACTTCCTGCTCAGCGGCTACCTGTTCTACTGGGTGGTGATCGGGATCGACCCCAAGCCCCGCCAGGTCGAGCCGTTGACGAAGCTGGGCATGGTGTTCGGCTCCCTGCCGTTCCACGCGTTCTTCGGCGTCGCGCTGATGAGCATGACCACGGTGATGGGCGGCTGGTTCTTCCGCAGCCTGGATCTCGGCTGGAACGGCGACCTGCTCGGCGATCAGCGCACCGGCGGTAGCCTGGCCTGGGCCAGCGGCGAGGTGCCGCTGGTGGTGGTGATGCTGGCGCTGCTGATCCAGTGGTCGCGCAGCGACGAGCGGATGGCCAAGCGCTACGACCGGGCCGCCGAGCGCGACCACGACGCCGAGCTGGCCGCGCACAACGCCATGTTCGCCGAATTGGCCCGCCGCGACGGCGGCGAGCGCGAGGCCCGGTCTTGA
- the ettA gene encoding energy-dependent translational throttle protein EttA, protein MAEFIYQMKKVRKAHGDKVVLDDVTLNFLPGAKIGVVGPNGAGKSSVLKIMAGLDQPNNGEAFLAPGATVGILQQEPPLNEEKTVRGNVEEGLGEVKVKLDRFNEIAELMATDYSDELMEEMGKLQEYLDHADAWDVDSQLEQAMDALRCPPPDEPVTNLSGGERRRVALCKLLLSKPDLLLLDEPTNHLDAESVLWLEQHLAQYQGAVLAVTHDRYFLDNVAGWILELDRGRAYPYEGNYSTYLEKKAERLEVQGKKDQKLQKRLKEELAWVRSGAKARQAKNKARLGRYEEMAAEAEKMRKLDFEEIQIPAGPRLGNVVVEVEHLDKGFGDRQLIKDLSFTLPRNGIVGVIGPNGVGKTTLFKTIVGLEQPDSGTVRIGETVKLSYVDQNRAGIDPNKTVWQVVSDGLDYIEVGQQEMPSRAYVSAFGFKGPDQQKPAGVLSGGERNRLNLALTLKQGGNLILLDEPTNDLDVETLSSLENALENFPGCAVVISHDRWFLDRTCTHILAWEGDADNEAKWFWFEGNFEAYEANKIERLGPEAARPHRVTHRKLTRD, encoded by the coding sequence ATGGCTGAGTTCATTTATCAAATGAAGAAGGTTCGCAAGGCGCACGGCGACAAAGTCGTGCTCGACGATGTCACCTTGAACTTCCTTCCCGGCGCCAAGATCGGCGTCGTCGGCCCGAACGGCGCCGGTAAATCCAGCGTGCTGAAGATCATGGCCGGACTGGACCAGCCGAACAACGGCGAGGCGTTCCTCGCCCCGGGCGCGACGGTGGGCATCCTGCAGCAGGAGCCGCCCCTCAACGAGGAGAAGACGGTCCGCGGCAACGTCGAGGAGGGCCTCGGCGAGGTCAAGGTCAAGCTGGACCGCTTCAACGAGATCGCCGAACTCATGGCCACCGACTACTCCGACGAGCTGATGGAGGAGATGGGCAAGCTCCAGGAGTACCTGGACCACGCCGACGCGTGGGACGTGGACTCCCAGCTCGAGCAGGCCATGGACGCGCTGCGCTGCCCGCCGCCGGACGAGCCGGTCACCAACCTCTCCGGTGGTGAGCGCCGCCGCGTCGCGCTGTGCAAGCTGCTGCTGAGCAAGCCCGATCTGCTGCTGCTCGACGAGCCGACCAACCACCTCGACGCCGAATCGGTGCTGTGGCTCGAGCAGCACCTGGCCCAGTACCAGGGCGCGGTGCTGGCCGTCACCCACGACCGGTACTTCCTGGACAACGTGGCGGGCTGGATCCTCGAGCTCGACCGCGGCCGGGCCTACCCCTACGAGGGCAACTACTCCACCTACCTGGAGAAGAAGGCCGAGCGCCTGGAGGTGCAGGGCAAGAAGGACCAGAAGCTGCAGAAGCGGCTCAAGGAGGAACTCGCCTGGGTCCGCTCCGGGGCCAAGGCCCGCCAGGCCAAGAACAAGGCGCGCCTGGGTCGCTACGAGGAGATGGCGGCCGAGGCGGAGAAGATGCGCAAGCTCGACTTCGAGGAGATTCAGATCCCCGCGGGCCCGCGGCTGGGCAACGTGGTGGTCGAGGTGGAGCACCTGGACAAGGGCTTCGGCGACCGTCAGCTGATCAAGGATCTGTCGTTCACGTTGCCGCGCAACGGCATCGTGGGCGTCATCGGCCCCAACGGCGTCGGCAAGACCACGCTGTTCAAGACCATCGTCGGTCTCGAACAGCCCGACAGCGGCACCGTCCGCATCGGCGAGACGGTCAAGCTCAGCTATGTCGACCAGAACCGCGCGGGCATCGACCCGAACAAGACGGTGTGGCAGGTCGTCTCCGACGGGCTCGACTACATCGAGGTGGGCCAGCAGGAGATGCCCTCGCGCGCCTACGTCAGCGCCTTCGGCTTCAAGGGCCCCGACCAGCAGAAGCCCGCGGGCGTGCTCTCCGGTGGCGAGCGCAACCGGCTGAACCTGGCGCTGACCCTCAAGCAGGGCGGCAACCTGATCCTGCTCGACGAGCCGACCAACGACCTGGACGTGGAGACGCTGAGTTCGCTGGAGAACGCGCTGGAGAACTTCCCCGGCTGCGCCGTGGTGATCTCCCACGACCGGTGGTTCCTCGACCGCACCTGCACCCACATCCTCGCGTGGGAGGGTGACGCCGACAACGAGGCCAAGTGGTTCTGGTTCGAGGGCAACTTCGAGGCGTACGAGGCGAACAAGATCGAGCGCCTCGGCCCGGAGGCGGCCAGGCCGCACCGGGTGACGCACCGCAAGCTGACCCGCGACTGA
- a CDS encoding AzlD domain-containing protein, giving the protein MTLVAGVVALAAGTYAFRWAGPALRSRVRFPERARRVLEIGAVVLLAALVAVTTLPFGTDKVGVALPAGVAVAGVLAWRRAPLLVVILAAAATTALLRALGLH; this is encoded by the coding sequence ATGACCCTCGTCGCCGGAGTCGTCGCGCTCGCCGCGGGCACGTACGCGTTCCGCTGGGCGGGGCCGGCGCTGCGCAGCCGCGTGCGCTTTCCCGAACGCGCCCGCCGCGTCCTGGAGATCGGCGCGGTGGTGTTGCTCGCGGCCCTCGTCGCCGTCACGACGCTGCCGTTCGGCACCGACAAGGTGGGCGTGGCCCTGCCCGCGGGCGTCGCGGTCGCGGGCGTGCTCGCGTGGCGACGCGCCCCGCTGCTCGTCGTCATCCTGGCCGCGGCGGCCACGACGGCACTGCTGCGGGCCCTCGGCCTGCACTGA
- a CDS encoding acyl-CoA thioesterase yields the protein MDVFQHVNHARMVTLLEEARIPWLFEDGRPTAGMREGCVLADLRVRYRGQLRHEDTPLDIAMWIEQLRAVDFTVGYEVRANGAAPDSPAAVVASTQIAAFDIKTQRLRRLTAPEREYLSEWMDK from the coding sequence ATGGACGTGTTCCAGCACGTCAACCACGCGCGCATGGTCACCCTGCTGGAGGAGGCGCGCATCCCGTGGCTGTTCGAGGACGGCAGGCCCACCGCGGGCATGCGCGAGGGCTGCGTGCTCGCCGACCTGCGGGTGCGCTACCGCGGTCAGCTGCGCCACGAGGACACCCCGCTCGACATCGCGATGTGGATCGAGCAGTTGCGCGCGGTCGACTTCACCGTCGGGTACGAGGTGCGGGCCAACGGCGCCGCGCCGGATTCGCCCGCCGCGGTGGTGGCGTCCACGCAGATCGCCGCCTTCGACATCAAGACCCAGCGGCTGCGCAGGCTCACCGCGCCCGAGCGCGAGTACCTGTCCGAGTGGATGGACAAGTGA